The genomic interval TGGATACTTTACCTAAAGCTTCACCTGATATAGACTTTTCAACAATTTCGGGGCATGCTCTCCATATAAAACCCATAACAGCAGCAGTGATAAGCCCTTCGACTACTCCGATGGCCAAGTGTATCGGTTGCATTATCATTAAAAAAGTACCGAAAGGCAATTCGGTTTTACCTGAAAAAAGTGTCTCAAGTACTACACTAAAAGCGCCCAGCTGAAGACCCACTATCGAAGACAGCATTGCCCCTGCAAATAACCTGCCTTTAGTATACCCTTTCTGCATAATTTTTTTATAGATAAAAGGATAAGCAATAAAGCATGTATAAAAACCCAGGTTGAAAATATTACATCCCATTGCCAGCAAGCCTCCGTCCGCAAAAAACAATGCCTGTATAATCAAAATAGAGGCCATAGTAAGAAAACCTGCATAAGGACCAAGCAGTATGGCAAGGAGCATACCCCCTCCCAAATGTCCGCTGGACCCTGTTCCTGGAATCGTAAAGTTAATCATTTGAGCAGCAAATACAAATGCACCCATTACTCCCATTAACGGTATTTTTTTTTCGTCAAGTTCATTTTGAACTTTTTTCACTGAATAGGCTGTAACACCGGCAGCTGCAGCCCACATAACACCACCTACAGCCGGTGAAATAAGTGCGTCAGCCATATGCATATA from Bacillota bacterium carries:
- a CDS encoding PDGLE domain-containing protein, producing MHMADALISPAVGGVMWAAAAGVTAYSVKKVQNELDEKKIPLMGVMGAFVFAAQMINFTIPGTGSSGHLGGGMLLAILLGPYAGFLTMASILIIQALFFADGGLLAMGCNIFNLGFYTCFIAYPFIYKKIMQKGYTKGRLFAGAMLSSIVGLQLGAFSVVLETLFSGKTELPFGTFLMIMQPIHLAIGVVEGLITAAVMGFIWRACPEIVEKSISGEALGKVSIKKVLTGLIVVAVITGGILSWFASMYPDGLEWSILKTSGREEFEADSGIHNKLASIQEKIAFLPDYGFKPAESEKGKEAGIEASEASTQLEFSEPDEIWPVVDAGTSISGLVGSAMTLLLVGITGFVISFVKKKKSATEKKSATAKEPV